Below is a window of Cytobacillus firmus DNA.
TTGGAAAACATTGCGGATCTTTGGAATAATGCTCTGGCCAATATCGAGAAAAAAATCAGCAAGCCCAGTTTTGATACATGGCTGAAATCGACAAAGGCTCATTCTCTTCAGGGAGACACTTTAGTCGTTAAGGCCCCGAATGAGTTTGCCCGTGACTGGCTTGAAGAGCGTTATTCCCAGCTGATCTCCGGAATTCTTTATGACATAACCGGTGAAGAATTAGGAGTGAAATTCATCATTCCGCAAAATCAGAGTGAAGAAGAAGTCGATCTTCCTCTTCCGCCAAAAAAGAAAAAGCTGGAGGAAGAACAGCCGGAACTGCCTTTAACGATGCTGAACCCGAAGTATACATTCGACACGTTTGTCATCGGATCCGGAAACCGCTTCGCCCATGCAGCTTCACTTGCTGTAGCAGAGGCACCGGCGAAGGCATATAATCCTTTATTTATTTATGGGGGAGTTGGACTCGGAAAAACTCACCTTATGCACGCAATCGGCCATTATGTATTAGATCATAATCCATCAGCTAAAGTCGTATACTTATCTTCCGAGAAATTTACGAATGAATTTATTAACTCGATCCGAGATAACAAAGCGGGCGATTTCCGCGATAAATATCGAAATGTGGATGTTCTTCTTATCGATGATATTCAGTTTTTGGCTGGAAAAGAACAGACGCAGGAGGAATTTTTCCATACTTTTAATACATTGCATGAAGAAAGCAAGCAGATCATTATCTCAAGTGACCGTCCTCCAAAAGAAATACCGACACTGGAAGACCGTCTCCGCTCCAGATTTGAATGGGGACTAATTACTGATATTACGCCTCCCGACCTTGAAACGCGTATTGCCATACTGCGTAAAAAGGCCAAGGCGGAGGGACTTGATATTCCTAATGAGGTTATGCTTTATATTGCCAATCAGATTGACTCCAACATCCGTGAGCTTGAGGGTGCTCTGATTCGTGTAGTAGCATACTCCTCTTTAATAAATAAAGATATTAATGCCGACCTTGCAGCAG
It encodes the following:
- the dnaA gene encoding chromosomal replication initiator protein DnaA, encoding MENIADLWNNALANIEKKISKPSFDTWLKSTKAHSLQGDTLVVKAPNEFARDWLEERYSQLISGILYDITGEELGVKFIIPQNQSEEEVDLPLPPKKKKLEEEQPELPLTMLNPKYTFDTFVIGSGNRFAHAASLAVAEAPAKAYNPLFIYGGVGLGKTHLMHAIGHYVLDHNPSAKVVYLSSEKFTNEFINSIRDNKAGDFRDKYRNVDVLLIDDIQFLAGKEQTQEEFFHTFNTLHEESKQIIISSDRPPKEIPTLEDRLRSRFEWGLITDITPPDLETRIAILRKKAKAEGLDIPNEVMLYIANQIDSNIRELEGALIRVVAYSSLINKDINADLAAEALKDIIPSSKPKVITIHEIQRVVGEHFNVKLEDFKAKKRTKSVAFPRQIAMYLSRELTDFSLPKIGEEFGGRDHTTVIHAHEKISKMLQSDSQFEKQLKEINELLKV